A window of Candidatus Omnitrophota bacterium genomic DNA:
GAGCGGTCAGACCTATTTTATAGGTTTCGACAGTAAGGGAATAGCCGTTCTTGCGCTCGCGACCGAACATGATAAGCTTTGGGACCCGCGACACGGGCTTTTCAGGGACATAACTTACAAGGATTACATGCTTAGGGAGAGCGTCAGGGTGCATGTTTCTTATTTCGACGAGGACGGCAACCAGGGGTTTTCCCAGGATGCCACGATAGGCGTCGTCGGTGCAAGTTCGCGTGAGGTCATGATGAGGCCTTTGAAGATAAACGCGGATACTCCTGTAGATCCGATGCACGAAGAATTCAAATACAAGCTCCTTAAGAAGGACATAGAGGCATTCCGCCATATACAGCTGAGGAACAACAACCAGGACGGGGTAAGATATCTTGCCGATCCTGAATGCATGCCTACGATGGGCATGAGGAACGCCCTTTTCTGCGATCTGGTCCGCGGACTTGAAGGCATTGAAATAAGGGATGACAATGGCCCGGTACTTTTCTTTATCAATGGAAAAAACTACGGGATGATGAATATCGGCGAAAAAAGGGATAATACCGGCATAAGCGAGAATAATCCCTCGGTCAGAAGCAGTGACGTCGATCTTGTGGTAGTTCGTGACGATATGGGCATGAGGATCGGCAGGCATATGCTCGGTAAAGGCGCCGCATATATCAGGCATGATTCGCGTGTCGTTTACAAGGGTTACGTGCAGGACGGGGCGATCGAGTACGAGGAGATATCCGCCAGTGCCCGGAGAACGGGAAGCACCAGGGCCGTTGATGATTTCATAGCGCTTGACCCTACCGACAGCAGCCAGCTTGACCCCAAAGGTTACATCGCCTCCATGGCGGCTCATACGATAGCCTGTAACACGGATTACGGTATGAACAATATAGCCTTTTGGAGGGAGGCGCCCGTAGGCGGGGAACCGGGCCCCTTTCATACATATACTTTCGATTTTGATTCCACTTTCGGCCTGGTCAAGTGGCGCGAGGATTATGACACGCTTCTGGATTACAAGGAATACACCAGACTCTTCTCCAAGTTCATGAGCAAGGAAGAATACAGGCTGGCTTTTATCAGGAAAATAGATGAATACTTGAACGGACCCTTCAAACCCGAAAGGGCCTTAGCTGTTATCGATCGGTTGGAGAGGAAAATGGAGCCATGGATAGAGCAGCATCTCGAATTGTGGGCGGACGGGCGGATGGACAGGGAAAAATGGAAAAAGAACGTCAAGCATCTCAAGAAATTCGTTTCGGTGAGGCCCAAGTATGTGAGGATGCATCTGGAGTCCTTTTTCGATTTTCCAGGGTATAGCGAAATGGAGTTTCAGGTCACTCCCGAGGACAATGGCACCATATATATGGATACAGGTGTATTTACCACTCCGTTGGAAGGCAAAGGTTTCTACGCCAAGATTCCTATGAAGATACACGCCAGAGCTTCCAGAGGCGCGGAATTTTCACATTTTCTAATAGACGGTAGAGAGATAGCAGAGACTGAGTATACTTTTACTCCGGAAGACGGCATGAAGATACAGGCCGTCTTCACGAAAGCGCCCTTGGCCCCGGTAGCGGATCTATGTATAAATGAGGTCGTCAGAGCCGGTGACCTAAAACTCATTGACGAAGACGGTAACAGGCAGGATTGGATAGAGATCTACAACGTTACCGAAAGCTCCATTAACATGGGCGGGATGTATATCTCAGATGACGAGGATGATCTGAAGAAATGGCGTTTCCCGGACGTGGAGATAGGTCCGGGAGAATTCCTCGTGGTCTTTCTTTCCGGCAAGAACAGGAAAGATCCCGGGAAGAACCTGCATTCCAATTTCAAGCTGTCCCTTGAGCCGCTTTTTCTGGTTGACGCCGATGGCGAGAAGATAACCGACAGGATAACTCTCGAGGAGATGAAAAGCATCGAGAAGGATTGTTCGGGGATCAAGTCACCGGATGGGGCATCACTTTTTGGGTCTTCAGCCATAGCAACGCCGGGACGTCCGAATATAAAAGGGTGACATTATTAATTCAGAGTGATAATTAAGATATCAAAATCAGAACAACCAGGAATAAAAAGGAGGATAAGATGATCAAGAACTTTAAAATGATGACGGCCATAATTGTCATGACCGCGATCGCGGCGGTACTGTCTTCAGAAGCGAGGCAGCAGCTGCAGGTCAGAGGTTCTGACACTATGGTGAACCTGATTCAGCGGATGTCAGAAGTATACATGGAGAAGCATCCCGGTAACAATGTTGTTGTCACCGGGGGCGGGTCTGGTACTGGCATAGCTGGATTGAGGAACCGGACCGTTGATATCGCCGACTCTTCGCGTGAGATCAGGCGGAGGGAGATTATAGATTCAAGGGCAAAAGGAGTGGACCCGGTCCGCATAATAATCGCCAGAGACTGTATAACGATAGTCGCCAATAAGAACAATAACGTTGATAAACTTACCACCGACCAGCTCGGTGCTATTTTCAGGGGGGATATAACCAACTGGAAAGAAGTCGGGGGGAAAGACATGCCGATAACTCTATATGGCCGGCAGTCCAACTCCGGTACATTTGTTCTTTTCCGCGAAGAGGTGCTTAAAGGTGACTATTCCGACGAGATGAGAAGAATGAACGGTAACGCCCAGATCATCGAGTCGATAAAAACCGATAAAACAGGTATAGGTTATGTTGGTGTGGGACACGCCAAGAACAGTAGTGGAATCGCTGTTATAAGTGTCTCAGGCGGTGAGAATTCGGAGTATATCGATCCGACACAGATCAGTGCCAGTAAAGCTGATGATTATCCCATAGCCAGAAAGCTCAACCAGTACACGAATGGTGCACCTTCTGGAGATACCAAAAAGTTCATAATGTTCGAATTAAGTCCCGAAGGACAGAAGATCTGTGAAGAAATGGGCTTTTTCCCGGTATCAACGGAAGATAAGGAGCATAACGAGCAGATGCTTGGAGGTTAAGGGAACAACATTTTCAAGTAATAAGAAGAATATGAACAAAACAGGGGTCTTTATGACCCCTATTTTAAGAGCGCCCCGACAAATACCCCTAAATCCTTTCATATAAAAAACTTACACATATTTTCATCAATATGTCTTTATCCGGACATTTCGGCTAAATAATTATAATATATAAACATGTAATACATTTGTAACCCTTCCTTGAAAACGCGGCCAGTGTTAGTATAATAAAAAGTAGAGTAATGGATCTTCGGAGGATTCAGATACAAGCAAGCGGATAATATAACTGAATATGATAATGCGGGTATTATTTTTTACGCCCGCAAAGTTAGCAAAACAAAAAATCAAAATCTGTGCCATAATCAGTTTTGATCCGATAACTCTTTGTCCGGGGCATATACAAATACAAAATACATCTTAATAAAAGAATATCCGGGAAAGTTAGTAAAATAAATAGTCACAAAGTTGTGACATTCTTGTTGCAGTATATTAGATATAAAATGATATAAAATTTGATATGAATCTAAGAAAAAGCAAGCTTATTAAGATCATAGCCATCATATTGATATTTACGCTCTTGAGCGAAGAGATCGCCAGGGCTGATGGATTTTCTCTGTTTGCTCCAAAGGATAAACTCCAGCCCCAGTATTTTTCCGGTCCGATAAATAACATTCTGCAGCACGAAAACTACATCAAATTCACTCTACAGTATATCTTAGAAAACTCTGTGTCCGAGATAGCAGAGAACCAGAGGCGTATCTTTGACCATAAACTCGTTCCAGGTAAGGGTTTTGTTTTTGATTTCAGGGAAGACCGGAAAAACAGTGAGAACGGGAAAAGAAAAGAGGGTTCGAATTGGGTCATTCCCTGCGCGATCGGTGACATAGATGAGATCCGGGAAGAACATGTGTACAGGTGGCCATATGAAGCTATTGTAAATGAGGATAAAGAAGTTCTCCGGATACGCAAAAGAGGCGAAAAACGGGAACTCTATGCCCCGAAAAACGACCAGAAGCCCGGGAAGTCCCAAATCGAAACTGAAAAAGGATCTTTTACCCGTCCCGTTGAAGAAGAACATGATCAAAGCGCTCAGTTAGATGGGGAAAAAACGCGCGCTCCTCCGGAAATAGATCCTGCTCCTAAAACCTCAGGTATTGAGTCACCCCACGAACCCCCGTTATCCGAAACTCTCAAGAAACTGCTCAAGACAGCCGCTTCCATTCACGGTTGGGAAAAACCTTCCTACAGGATGGGCCAGATAGAAGCCATCAATAAACTCAAGGACGGCACATCGGTAGAACTCAGGACCGGCGGCGGGAAGACCCTTACCCTGGGTGGTGCCGCACTCATGAGGTATATCCACACGGGTGAAAGAACACTTATTCTCACCCATGAAGATGCCCTGACAGAACAGGCGATGAGTAAGGACAGGATGGGAGAAGTCCTGAGCCACATGGGAGTGGCCACAGGCTTCATATTGCCTGATGAAACAGGAGAAGTCAAGGGTGTGCTTTACAGGGACGGCAGAAGTGAACGGACCAGTGCTGAAGAAGTATACAGGGAAGCCGCGATAATATATGCGAAGTGGGACAGGATCATACACCGGTATATGGGAGAGAAGAACGATTCTCAGAAGGAGGTCCTTAGCAAGAACAAGTATTTCACGCTGTTTGATGAGGCCGATCTTATGCTGGTCTTCGGCGCGGCCACTCCGGCGATTATTTCATCAGGCGGACTCGATAACGGCAAGACCAGGCTTGAAATACGCAAGCGGATAGATGGTTTTGTTGCAAGGGAGATATTGACCGATAAGAACACTTATTATGCACCTCTGGGGACGAAAGAGGTCTATCTGTCACTCTCCGGACAAAAGAAGACCAGGAAGGTATTGGAGGACATCGCTGCGATCTCGGATACGCACGCGGATATCGTGAAGCTCAGCGGGGAAACTTTCGTGCTGGACGCGTTAAGGGCGCATCTTTTTTACCATGAGGGCGAACAGTATTTTGTCAAAAGGGACGTTTCGGGAGAAGTAATCGGTGTTCTCGTGCGCGACGAGCAGACGGGCGCTCCCAAGGGTACGGTCACCCGTGACGAAAGAACCGGCCAATTGATCAGAAAAGGCATGTCCTTCGGCGAAGGTCTTCAGCAGGCCGTTGAAATAATGGCCGGTGTACCCGTCGGGAACCTCACCCCGGAAACCAAGACGGGGATGTCCATGACCATAGTTCATTTTCTGCGCAGCGGCGAGATAATAACGGATTTCGCCGGGGCCAGCGGGACGATGGAGACAGAACGTTTTCAGAGCATCTATCCCGGGAAGAAAGTGGAAAGCGTTGAAGGTGCCACCGAAAGGCTGATATCCACCGGGCACCACGGTTTCAGTTCGAAAAGTAAAAAAAGGCGGGAGCTATTAAAGAGACTCCGCCAGAAGATAGGCGATCACCAGCCAATACTGTTAAAGGCCGCATCCGACGCTGAAACGGAACAACTGAAGACCTTTTTGGAGTCCAGCCTCAAGGAAGAACTCTCCTCCGGCGGGATAATTGTAAATACAGCCGACGGGTCCTCACCGGCGGACTTCTCATCAAAAATAGCGCAGGCGGGTCATGCGAACGTAATAACCATCGTGACGAACCTGGCGCACAGAGGTATCGATATCGAAATAAAGGGTACAACGCTCAATCCGGATGGAACGGAAGGGGAGGAGGTCCCTCTGGTGAACGGAAAGATCCCGGGACTTCACGTCATATCACTTTATCTTGATGAGGCGGAAGCCTTCGAGATACAGACCAAGGGTAGAGCCGACCGGGGTAAAGATGAAGTGCAGGGTTCCTGGGAAGGGTTGTTTTCGCTCGATGAAAACCTCTTCACAAGGCACAAGGAACTACTCTCCCACCATCTGGTTGGCCTACGGAGGGCCATAGCTAGAGACGAGAAGGAACGGATAGAGAAACTTATCGCCGAGGTCCGTGAACTTATCGTAAGCGAGAAGAACAAGACCGATGAAAAGAAGCGCAAGTATGAGGACGAGGTATTCGAATACCAGATGAGAATATTACGTCTTCTGGGAATCACCCGGGGAGAAAAGAATTTTACCTCTTTCCTCAGGGGTATAGGCGCATACGAGGCTATTGCCGCGGATTGTTCTTCAGATGAAGAACTTTCCGAAAAACTACTCGCGCTTCGAGGTGCTATACAGACAAAGATACACGAGGCTCTCGAACTTTTTCAAACGGAACAGCAGAGAACAAGGAGCAGGATAAACTATCTGGCAAGCCTTTCTCAGCTTGGGGTAAGAGGAGCCTTCACGCAGCTCAACGAGGAATTGATAACCGCGACAAGGCTCGTGCGGAACTACAGGTTGAAGGTAAAGGATACCCGGGAATTCCTACGGGACCTTTTAACCGCATCCATGGGAGAAGGTATTTCCCGCGTAAAGCCTAGAACGCCTGGAACAAGCAACCGCGGAGCGGCGTTTGTTGAAGTAGTGAGCATTATGGCGGTTGTAAGCGCGGCGGCGCTCATTTCTCTCTGGGGTATACAGCCGCTACTTTCGTCTATCACGGATCCGGTCAGGCTTTCCCTTGTGTCATATCCCTTTGTTTCGACGGTGACCGCCACGACGCTTCTTATACCGGCGGTTTATCTCAGGCAGGCGTTCGCCCGGAAGATATCGCAACTTGACAACTCGACCGTCGATTTTCTGAGGTTTACGGCAGGAATAGGCCGGGGAAGCGGGATAAAAGCTTTCCTGAAATGGATCGGCAAGATGGTGCTTCAGATACTAGCTGGCCCGGGACTTTATGCGGGAGCGGGCACGCTCATAGCCGCGGTATCTCATCCGGTCATTCTCGCCGGCTATGCGCCGATAGCTGTTCCGGCGGCGCTTACCGGTATCGGGCTGGCTCTGATCGCTAATCTGGCCTTGATATATATTCACAATGGTCAATTCAGCAAGGTGAAACACGTCCAGCCGGGGCGTTTCCAGCACGGGTTCGATGTCTTCGTCAGGTCGATCGCTATATCGACCGGTCTATTGATAGCTATGCAGATAGGCGCCGGTTCCTTCGTTCCCACGGCTCTCGCCGCTGGAATAGTGCTTGCCTCGTCTATAGTGTCGGGTATCGCTAGCTGGAAAGCAGGCGCCGGATTTTATAAGGACCGACTCTCCTGGAGGATAGGTGCGCTGGGCGGCGTCCTGTCGACCGGGGGGCTGGTCGCTCTTGCTTCCCTGATCGGTTCGGGCAGCGTTTTCGGATCAGCGCTATCGCTGCTCAGGATCACGGTAGGCATTTTGGGAGTCGGTATAGTCTTGCTGCAGACTCTGCAGGCCCGTAAACTCGCAGAGGAGGCATCCCGGGAAGGTCAGAACCCGGTCAGGGCGGCGGTTGAGTCCTTTCTGCCCAGCACACGCAATATCATGATGTACGCAACCGCTATCCCGGCGGCTGTGCTAAATTTTACAGGCATTGCCCCTGCATCAATATTTCTCGTCGGTGTTACCTGCGGAGTGTTCCTGGTATACCGCTATAGCGTGAACATGGAAAAGCTCGTGGGAAGGTCCCTTTCAAAAG
This region includes:
- the pstS gene encoding phosphate ABC transporter substrate-binding protein PstS family protein, whose translation is MIKNFKMMTAIIVMTAIAAVLSSEARQQLQVRGSDTMVNLIQRMSEVYMEKHPGNNVVVTGGGSGTGIAGLRNRTVDIADSSREIRRREIIDSRAKGVDPVRIIIARDCITIVANKNNNVDKLTTDQLGAIFRGDITNWKEVGGKDMPITLYGRQSNSGTFVLFREEVLKGDYSDEMRRMNGNAQIIESIKTDKTGIGYVGVGHAKNSSGIAVISVSGGENSEYIDPTQISASKADDYPIARKLNQYTNGAPSGDTKKFIMFELSPEGQKICEEMGFFPVSTEDKEHNEQMLGG